The sequence TACCCTGAATATCGTATTGGAGAAATGGGCCTTATTTGCAGTCATTTCTTCCATAGTCACTTTGCCACAATTGAATATTGGAAATCTGACTTTCTTCAACAGCAACGCCTAACCCCCAGCCTTTGCCGCCTCCAGAAAGACTAACTCCCCAATTCCCATTACCAGATGAAAAGGACAAAGAGATTGGACCTAAAAGAAGTGACGTAGTAGTTCCGCTCCCGTTGAAGTCTTGAGTCGTGCCAGTTGAGAAACCAATCGTACCACCAAGGCCAATACCTCCCCCAGCGGCACCACCGGCACCATTCGAGCTAAAAATACCGGAAGCAGAGCCGCCCTCATCTGAGAGACCGAAGTAGACGCCACTTCCTTTTGAAAAGTAA comes from Dissulfurirhabdus thermomarina and encodes:
- a CDS encoding RHS repeat-associated core domain-containing protein, coding for YDPAAGRYLTPDPLGLAGGINRYPYVENNPINFVDPSGLLVLYASAGGAAGGDVGRDVGSSPTYFSKGSGVYFGLSDEGGSASGIFSSNGAGGAAGGGIGLGGTIGFSTGTTQDFNGSGTTTSLLLGPISLSFSSGNGNWGVSLSGGGKGWGLGVAVEESQISNIQLWQSDYGRNDCK